The following proteins come from a genomic window of Thermodesulfatator atlanticus DSM 21156:
- a CDS encoding type II toxin-antitoxin system death-on-curing family toxin yields the protein MTYYFLTLGEVLRIHSDQIKRYGGAPGLRDLNLLKSAIEVPKAGFGKKLFHEDIFDMAAAYIFHIIKNHPFVDGNKRTGVVCALVFLEMHGIEIDMNEDDLVDLALKVAEGKIEKTTIRTILQKHAVTNSLSG from the coding sequence ATGACTTATTACTTCCTAACACTTGGTGAAGTATTACGTATCCATTCTGATCAAATAAAAAGATATGGAGGGGCACCAGGTCTCCGTGACTTAAATCTCTTGAAGTCCGCTATAGAGGTACCAAAAGCAGGGTTTGGTAAAAAACTATTCCATGAAGACATATTCGACATGGCTGCGGCGTACATTTTCCACATTATCAAAAATCATCCCTTTGTGGACGGGAATAAAAGAACAGGAGTTGTTTGTGCCTTAGTTTTTTTGGAAATGCACGGAATAGAAATTGATATGAACGAAGATGATTTAGTAGATTTGGCTTTAAAGGTAGCGGAAGGGAAAATCGAGAAAACAACAATTAGAACTATTTTGCAAAAACACGCGGTAACAAATTCTCTCAGTGGCTGA